Within the Canis aureus isolate CA01 chromosome 18, VMU_Caureus_v.1.0, whole genome shotgun sequence genome, the region taaataaagttttaataaaataaaaaaataaaactagatagATTTTGTCCTGACACTCATCAAGATTCTCTGCAAagtttaacattaggattaatAACATCTACATATGGttccataaattattttaatatactaatCTACATTATTCAAAAAAGGTATTGGCTtcaaaaaccatttaaaatattttttaaaaaagattttatttattcatgagagacacagaggagaggcagagacacaggcagacgaagcaggcaccatgtagggagcccgatgtgggacttgatcccaggtctccagggtcatgccccaggctgaaggcggcgctaaaccactgagccactggggctgcacCATTTAAAATACTCTACTGACATGTATAATATACCTCTGCTACAACTTACTaccttagaaaaataaacattcattttgaAACACAAAGCCACATTGTCTTCACTGCCACTTTGTAGCTACTCCTGGAAAAAGAGCCACCAACTTTGCTACACTGTCAGTTGCCCACAGCTGAGTTAATTAGggtgccttttttttcttaacaccTTTCCACTTCAATGCTCTTCTTATCAAAGAAAACCTATCATGCGCTTGCTGGGATTTGTTTGTCTAGACGCTTTTGGCAGAGCTTGTCACTTTCTATCAAGCAAACcaagttttctttttactctGCTGAGGATCTTTGAAGCTTGACTTCTGAAGATGCCTTGCTACATTAAAGATTGTGTCCTTTTGTGAACAAATCTGGGAACCAAACCAAGTACTTAGGTAAACACAACCCGAAAGGCACCTtgaccaggtgcccctgtgccttggaaaaaattaaaaagtatttatgcCTCTACGTGGATGCAACTTCATTTGCCAGGGCACAGTACTTACTGAGCACTGGAGGCTGAATTACTACCTACCATCTCCTGCTTGGTTGGACACCCATGTGCATAACACAATCCATACAAATTCTACATAGTGATCCTGCTACCACCAACTGaaatttaagcattttttaaaatgtaaaatatttattatgaagaTCTTGGGTGAAGGTGTTTTCAAGTCCAGTGTTTAAAATAGTACTTAAAAATAGTGTGAAAATAAAGTTTAACAACTCTTAACTACTGGGTGGGAAGGTCTTGAGTTTAAATCTTTTACACCACATTAAATACAACTAAGACAAACAGTGCCACTGCAAACCAAAGAAACTATTTGGAGCAAGGATCATAGTGCAAGTTTAAATACCTCTCAATTATCAGgaaaaataagggggaaaataCCTTCTACAAATAATTTCCCCCAGTTGCATCTAGGTTTTTAGAAGCTGTCTGTAAAATGTGACATAgatttacatatacacacatggaTTTGTGATAGAAAATGGTATAGTAATTATACAACGGAAACGAGGTTTGCATAAATGCACTGTAAAGAacatttcagggacacctgggtggctcagcggttgagcatcagccttcagctcagggtgtcatcTCAGGAtttcgggatcaagtcctgcatcagggtccccacagggagcctgcttctcctctggcctatgtctctgcctctgtgtctctctcatggataaataaataaatctttaaaaagaaaaaaaaaaaaaaaacaaaaaacatttcagTGACCCTACTTAATGTACTAGTATTACCAGTAAAATTGTTGAAAAGCTAGTATTTCTCACTGAGACTTCCAAACAGTCAAAATACACACAACAAAACATATGAACTAATACTCTGGGAGCCATACAGGATTTCAAACAATTATGACGGGTAATCAGTTAATTTTTAATactatatttatgtaatattcaaTGGTACCAACTTTGATTCTGAAAAATGTCAGCTGTAAATGTCTCACCCCTGTAAGAACACACTCAAAGGCAAATGCCTCTACTATCTAAAGGTAAGTTGAAATTTCtcttatatttgaaaattctCTAAGTTACTGACTTGCCAAGTGCCTGATCAGAAGCAATCTTCATATATGTTTCAATACTTTCATTTAGAGTTAAATGCTATcctccctctttcatttcctgaccCAAATTAAGGGATGAGTcatttttggaagaatttatttCTAAAGGTAAATAATTAAGAATAGTGGAAAAATTGTTTTGTTCCATTTAGTAATCTGGCTAAGTTTTTCCTTTATGGCTTCTATTTACCCCTGCAAATAACCTAACTCTCTCAGTGCCAACACACCAGCATGGTCCAACTAGGTCAAATATCAAATACTAAAGATTTCCAGAAcccaaacacaaaaattaattttttccttttgtatgaaaattagatttttaaaagcaatattcCCATGTTATTATGAGAATCTACTTTAATACTTTAGAAAGAATTAGATTATATCCAAATTTATAATACTAAATATTGGTATATTCCCAAAATTTCACTTGAAATTAGTTTTCAGTAACATTTAACAATTACTATTCATAATTCTTAAAACATAGTATGTAAAACGAACCACAAGTTTATTCTACGATTTTTCTATAATAGGTATTCAATTCTGTAGAAAAATGCAAACATCATCTTTATTGTTAACATTTACACTTGGTTCTGTAAACAAagttgacaaaaaagaaaaaaaactaagtatttttacacatatttataaaaatttcaagaatatgATCTTCATCACTTTCTGAAGGTATTTACTTTTTAGTCTAAAAGCCAGTAAATGTAGAAGttgaaggggaagagaaaaacattGACAACAAATTATTTGAATTGTCTTCTTCCCAAATATCGAAAACATCACATATACCACTGTTTTCGGTATAGCTTGTGAAACCCAAAAATTCTGACTTCTCTTCACTAGTCTGAAACAAGTCTAGTAGAGATTGTACTGGTGAACTAcaaattctgtttctttcttgtgTAATAAcaaattcagttattttcttaTCTAATTCCACATTTggttccagattttcttttttatttcttcctaataaTATTTTCACTTTCCGATGGATCATACCAGAAGTTTGTAAACCATCCATATTGCTGAAGTTGCATTCATTGGGCTCCTCAGGGGGACTTCGGGATGGAGTCTTTGCCCGAATTGTTAGGTGCTCCTGTAAACTGTTTACTGCTAACCGACCAGAATCATGACCAAATATTGAATGAAGGTCCTTTTCCTTCAGATCCTTTGCTGAAAAAAGCACAGTATCTGACTTTTGTTTTGGTTGAGATGCAGTATTATCCATACTACTGACATTAGAAACTTTTACAGAGGTCTGCAGCCTACGTGGACAATGATCTACCCTTAGTTCTTTTAAGTCCTTTTCATTTGTCATTAATTTATGTTTAGAAACGTCAAGAATGcattcctgtttatttttatgcagAGGCAGATGTGTAAAATTTTGTCCTATGTCATTTTCAGCTGGATTTAACGTAGAACATTTACTAGTTACTTTCTCATCCAGTCTTCTCAATTCACTTGAAGGGGAGGGGACACATTCTGAAATAAACACAAACTTCTGTTCAGGTTCCTGGATTTCTTTATACAGGAAACGCTGCTCAATTACCTGCACGTTATTTTCCTTGAAGTCTTTCTGAGAAATATGTTGCAATTCTAGCTTTTCTTTTGGTTCAGACTTTCTCAGGACACTTGCTCTAATAGGTGAAAGGGATCCAAtgctgtattttattctttaaaaacaaaaagaaaaaactgctaTAAGAAATTCCTgagattttaaaagtcaaattaaaaatcttttaaaactatttatgaaaCCTACTTAACTTagaaaatatgctaaaaataaagaaatcttagtAGTTAGCTGAATTTGCTTCAGATGTTTTTCAAGTACTAAAGTTTTATAGACACAGCTGAAAACTCTAGTGTACCCCCTATTCTcatccattttctttcccttcctctcagaGGTAACCAGTATCTTAAATGTGTTGTTTAAAACTACTTCCACCATGTAATTCAAAGAAAGAGGACAGTAAAGGGATTTGGTTCTgctctcaattttattttcatcctgAAAAATATCCTAACTTCTATGCTTTCATTTATATCAATACTGTCTTTTTACTTAACAATGTAAAATATGAGTATTTATTGGGAGATAAGGCAGAAACATATActcacttatttatatttaagtactAAATATATAAGAACAAATCAAGCCAGGAACTTGGTGTAAAGACACCAAGATACtctataaatgacaaaaatagtaATCCTGAAATTTCACATGTGTATTTGACCTGAAAACCTCTTCTTCATGGAGTCTCTTAATATTCTTGATATGCTAGTTTGTATTACACAATCCTAAATTACATATTACCAGCTCACTACCGATGTTTTTATGTTATACGTATCACAGataacactagagaaatacagaATTCAGTCTGCCTCTTCAAAACCAGCATGGAcccttttatatttgtttatacttTCACTTAAGATTCCTCTTGAACAAATGGGagtattaaaaattgaaaatactagTCCAATACTGCTTTAGGTGTTTAATGTCTAAAGATGTTTAGGTGACTTGTACACAGATAAAAATTGTGCAGATAATATAATTAAGGAAAAACCAGCTTATATCCAAGTACTAGTTCAGAATTTTGCAGAATAAATTTTTAGGGCATTTTATATTCTTACAGTAGCCGATATAGTTTTAATAGCTGAAAATATGCCTCCTCTCCAAATATTGTATTATTAAGTCACCCATGAAAAACCATTCTGAATGCTACAGAAATATGAAGTTTAGAAACTGTTCTACCTAGATATAAGTCAAGACTTCCCAGTTAATTTTCAAAAGCTGTACCTTGGTATCCTATTTTCTAATCTTCCTTATGCCTTAAGATTAGTCTAAAAACAGATATAATGGGGCAgaccgggtgactcagcggtttggtgcctgccttccgcccagggcacgatcctggagacccaggatggaatcccatgtcaggcttcctgcacggagcctgcttctctctctgcctgtgtctctgcctctctatctctctctgtgtctctcatgaataaataatattaaaaaaataaataaataaaaacagatataagGACTGAATAACCTAATGAGTTATCAATTTTagcatttaaaagaatttattttaattttggattTATAGGGACAATCTAACCAGGATCATTTAGTCAATGTGCAGTAAACTATCAATGAACAGCACTATATTCACACTTAAAAGTCCTGTCAGAACCATTAGTAAGTATTATCGGCAAGTAGAACTTAAGTAAAATGTATTCAGTGAAAGTATAAAGAAGACCTACTAGAGGTTAAGTAGAGGAAGTTTATTTAAACTCCTTAAGATTAACtaaaaattctagtttttttaGTTCACGTAGTCGGTAAACTTTATGGTCCTAAACCAGAAGCTAATAAACTAAATAAGATATGGACTAAATctgaagttttattggaacacagccacatctCTTCATTTACACATTGTCTGAAGCTGCTTTCGTTGTACAATGACAAAAAGCTAGGTAGTGAAAGAAAGATGTTATGgttcaaaaactaaaatatttactgtctggtttTTTAGACTCTAACATTAAGATGAAAACCTTAATCTAAAAGAAGCACTTTTGGTAGTGGAGAAGGGGTggtgggaatggagagaaaagaagtAATCAGTTCTTTACATTCTGAAAATTTATTATTCTTCTTCTTAAGAACAGAAAACTTTggattatttttagtttaatgaAATTGTTTAATATGCCAGTACAATTTAAAACTTAGGTTGAtaaattaccttttctttttaggCATGTCCCTTTCACATTCCACAAAGTCAAAAATTAACTTAGATACAATATCATCAACAACTTGATAGTGATTACTCTGTGCAAAGTTTCTGTGTTGTTCACTTAGAAGATGCTGAAACAAAAAAGCATATAAGTCATATATTAAAGCCAATAGATTTCtttttgttcaagttttctaatattttcatgCTCCTAAAACTAGATTTCTAGTAACTACTCTAAAGAAATGTCCCTTACTCGAACTTCAAAGAATGTTAAGTAAATTTGTGGTTTAAATGGAATTGCCAACGAATAAACTACatcagaaaatgaagataaagatgGGCAAATACAAcagtaacatttaaaatttacagtGTGCTAATATTGAGAAATTCTTCCCCTTTATTTTATCCTTATACAATTACCCCTAAATATAGTAGggcttataaaatattaaataaatattatactttAACATAACAAGAATCCAGAAGGCAgtttacaaaaacaaatgaagtacAATGAATGTTgttaagtataaaaaaaaatttctttgaggAAAATATATGAGAACGAGCAAGTAAACATCTCAACTACCCAATGCTTATAACAGAGGATATATAAGTTATtctcagcctttctttttttaaaaactgaaatatagtTGATAGTTACTCTCAGTCTTAAGAATGGTGAAGAACAAAAGTAAACAAGCTCAGTGCACGGGGATAAAACTCCAAGGAAATAAAGCTCCCCTTAAGAGGTACAGAGGCTTCAggctaattttattatttttctgtcagCTGATCAAGGAATTGAATCTAAAAGGCTGTACACCACTTAGAAGGCTGTACCAAGATGATCATTTCTGTTACTCCAGCTTCATGTAACTTTTGATGATCTGATTGTATTTCCAAAAACTAAATTCACCAGTGATCACAAAAAAATAGTATTCTGGATTATTACCTGAAAAATTTACCACATACAAATTATCTATGGCCAGTAATGCTAAATAGATGAGaaaggattaaaattaaaaaaaaaaacattaactttTTAAGTTCACAATCCATTTATTCCTGTTCTTGGGAGAAATCTCTAGCTTTTGTGAAGCTGCCCCCTATTCTCAACCCTACCTCTTATCATTCAACCTTTTTTTTAGTCTTGATTTAAATATTACTTAATTGAGCTTTCTATGCCCCTCATCCTACCTTAAGTACTCTCATTATTACTACTGTACCGTACACTTTACTTTTGTGACACTATCACTATCCTACTTGCAAGTGCATTGTTTTAGATCTACCTTCTCTGttaaaccataagatatctaagGGGAATATGTTTGCCTGTTTGTTGTTGCTTAATAGCCAGTAAtgaaatttgttaaatgaatgccCTGATGCAAGTGGAAATGAAGCACTGTGAAATCTAAGATTCAAAAAACAAGAGTATTTTATTCTCAGTGACTaaggaaatatacataaaaactaataaaaaatgattttaaaatatcaatctCAACATCTACTACTAAGTTTCCTCCCTTGTGTCAATCAGTGAccaaggtttttaattttttgtcccAATGTTTTCTGAGCATTAAATTAAGATTATAAAGTGATATTAAGGAAAAcatccctggggtgcctgggtggctcagtggttgagtgtctgcctttggctcaggttgtgatcccagggtcctgggatcgagtcctgcattaagtcctgcttcttcctctgcctatgtctctgcctctctgtgtctctcatgaataaataaataaaatcttaaaaaaaaaaaaaatccttgtaaaTTATTCTATTGTAATAACAGCAAAGGAAGATTTAGGGACTAATctataatttaaatttcaaaatgatttttggaagggaaatatttgaaatagaatTAGCTTCTGAttgaaaacaatcttaaaatgggatgcatgggtggctcagtggttgagtatgtctgccttgggattgagtcccacattgggctccctgcacggagcctgcttctctctttgcctatgtctctgcctctctctctgtgtgtgtctctcatgcatgaataaataaaatctttaaaaaatcatcttaatcatattttattatgaaaacacacaaatatattttgagttattaaaaaataaaacttcaatttAGAGTCTGAAAAGAGATAGGTTATCTcctagatatttataaatattctcctTAACTTCCCCACCATCTTCTTCCAAATCAAGCACGTTTTAGTGCTACTTACCTACTACACCTTCCTACTAGAATGAACAACTTACATAGTTACAACTAAAATTTAATAAGCAGAGCCTGCcactgtccaaggtcacacaaacAGGAAACCAGGATACAAACCTGGGCAGCATGGATCtaaagctcttttttttatttcacttgacaAACTATAAATAGTTCGCATCTTCAAAAGTGTTACTTCATCCCAAATCGCCTTCCAAatattctctttctgctacttcaaaGAATAATCTCTACTTTCTTCTCATCCTTCCGTTAGTAAGTCAtaaacctattttttaattgctctGGCCTGAAGCATCTTCTACTCATTCCCAACATTGAATCCACTTGGCAAAACCTCTTTGCCCCACCTTTAGATTATATTCACAATCTGACCAAGTCTCAACACTTCCGCCAGGTCATCACCATTAgtttaatgatttctttaatCCCATCCATCAGTTTAATTTAGCACTTTTTATACTGCTCatttcaatatccacaaatcttATTCCCTCACTTCCTAGGTCTCTACTCAAACATCCCTTGATCAGTTAGCTATTCCTTGTCTAAATAAATACCTATAGCCCCATTCCTGCTTGATAGTTTCTCACTGAATACATCtgatattctctctatatatacctAATTATTTTCTTACCATGTGGTTAGctatctctccttccctgccatAGAATGTAATTTTCACAAAGGTAGAGAACTGGTTTCTTTTGTTCAATACTGCGTATTCCAGAGTAGTGATTGGTACAACACAGgtacttaataaacatttgattgaataaaaattacttttcaatATACATTTTCCCACTTTGGGTTTCTAAAATTTAAGATaatactataaaaaagaaatacatgctaTTTAGTCATTATCAAGTTGTAAACCACAGTaagaaaaataagctaaaattTAGATTGTAAATATTCATAGTTTTAGAAATATCAACCCCAAATACAAAATCACATTTACAGTTTCAAGATCTTCATATTTCTGCAAGCAACATTcacaatatcctttttttttcttctctttcaattgGAGTTGAACTGGGATTCCACCACCTTTATTGCCCTCCGTTTGGATTCTAATAGAAATATATGATGAAATAATTAAGTGCTGAACATTAAAAGTAATTTACAGAATGTACAATCCTCACGTATCAAACATGCCATAATCTCCACAGATATTTATATCAACGaacacttttaaatatatttctttttaagaaattgagaaGCAAACTAAAAAATGTAGTGCATATTCTAGAGTATTTCAGATCACTTAGGAAGAGTAATGCATTTTAATTACTTGTAAATATTTGCAAGCCACAGTTCAACCTTAATCTACTGATCTAACGTGTCTAAATGTGACATACTTAAAAGAGATTTAGACTTCTAATCCAACAAAGGGGCGTTAAAAATATACAGGGGGAAAAACCTTGAGAGTGatcacaaatacacacacacacacacacacacacacacacatcccatcaTGGCAttacatgaattattttaaatgttggcttaaaaagaaaaaaaaaattacttgaggGTTAAACCAACCTTAGTTTAACCTGCGTTTGCTTTTGGATGCTAGATGGCTTATCTACATCAAATGGACTGGAGGGCTTCTGAATAGAGTAATTTATAAGAGGCATATTGGTCAGCTGAAGATA harbors:
- the DBF4 gene encoding protein DBF4 homolog A isoform X1 — protein: MNAGAMRIHSKGHLQGGIQVKNEKNRSMKCMKTDNKPEKYKYKPLWGKIFYIDLPSVTVSEKLQKDIQDLGGRVEEFLSKDISYLISNKKEAKFAQTLGRISPVPSPESAYTAETTSPHPSHDGSSFKSPDSVCLSRGKLLVEKAIKDHDFIPSNSILSNALSWGVKILHIDDIRYYIEQKKKELYLLKKSSTSIKDAGKRVGIGTQKARTGRLKKPFVKVEDTSQLYRPFYLQLTNMPLINYSIQKPSSPFDVDKPSSIQKQTQVKLRIQTEGNKGGGIPVQLQLKEKKKKGYCECCLQKYEDLETHLLSEQHRNFAQSNHYQVVDDIVSKLIFDFVECERDMPKKKRIKYSIGSLSPIRASVLRKSEPKEKLELQHISQKDFKENNVQVIEQRFLYKEIQEPEQKFVFISECVPSPSSELRRLDEKVTSKCSTLNPAENDIGQNFTHLPLHKNKQECILDVSKHKLMTNEKDLKELRVDHCPRRLQTSVKVSNVSSMDNTASQPKQKSDTVLFSAKDLKEKDLHSIFGHDSGRLAVNSLQEHLTIRAKTPSRSPPEEPNECNFSNMDGLQTSGMIHRKVKILLGRNKKENLEPNVELDKKITEFVITQERNRICSSPVQSLLDLFQTSEEKSEFLGFTSYTENSGICDVFDIWEEDNSNNLLSMFFSSPSTSTFTGF
- the DBF4 gene encoding protein DBF4 homolog A isoform X2, with the protein product MNAGAMRIHSKGHLQGGIQVKNEKNRSMKCMKTDNKPEKYKYKPLWGKIFYIDLPSVTVSEKLQKDIQDLGGRVEEFLSKDISYLISNKKEAKFAQTLGRISPVPSPESAYTAETTSPHPSHDGSSFKSPDSVCLSRGKLLVEKAIKDHDFIPSNSILSNALSWGVKILHIDDIRYYIEQKKKELYLLKKSSTSIKDAGKRVGIGTQKARSRLKKPFVKVEDTSQLYRPFYLQLTNMPLINYSIQKPSSPFDVDKPSSIQKQTQVKLRIQTEGNKGGGIPVQLQLKEKKKKGYCECCLQKYEDLETHLLSEQHRNFAQSNHYQVVDDIVSKLIFDFVECERDMPKKKRIKYSIGSLSPIRASVLRKSEPKEKLELQHISQKDFKENNVQVIEQRFLYKEIQEPEQKFVFISECVPSPSSELRRLDEKVTSKCSTLNPAENDIGQNFTHLPLHKNKQECILDVSKHKLMTNEKDLKELRVDHCPRRLQTSVKVSNVSSMDNTASQPKQKSDTVLFSAKDLKEKDLHSIFGHDSGRLAVNSLQEHLTIRAKTPSRSPPEEPNECNFSNMDGLQTSGMIHRKVKILLGRNKKENLEPNVELDKKITEFVITQERNRICSSPVQSLLDLFQTSEEKSEFLGFTSYTENSGICDVFDIWEEDNSNNLLSMFFSSPSTSTFTGF